A window of Scophthalmus maximus strain ysfricsl-2021 chromosome 10, ASM2237912v1, whole genome shotgun sequence contains these coding sequences:
- the nid1a gene encoding nidogen-1 has translation MGRQERAWLVCASFLGLVASVRTVTRGELFAHGPSARDQLLEPGTDQTHRLALQKPVLFYDGTFDSIFINTNGFVATAEPASESTYLGKMPPAFGMVAALQGDLDTSDGVGKVFFRQDSSPEVLRRAAEHINRAFPDDDEVDPTNAVVITWVDVATREPQSRDKKRNTFQLVIASLKIASYAIVLYTRDGIQFSSTPAEDSNVVMHAGFSKGLVRGFLFSSQGPYYRTTTDDEASVRALAEETNSGMRGVWVYEIGTSPYFTNVAPGEVTDLPTEATPQGAPGGHDEAIDARRATYTDGQQVQYPPYEPEGGQIEVHPVQYRPHQPEDQEVVVVDDTDINVDVFSYNLWTCANSRNKCSQFADCKDYSNGYCCHCRPGFYGNGIQCVAEGKPQRMNGKVHGKVYVGNAPTPVEFTSNDLHSYVVVNDGRSYVAISDIPQALGPSLQPLSALGAVIGWAFALEQPGFKNGFSIIGGEFTRQAEVTFLPGNEKLSIRQEFRGIDEHDHLVVKTSLEGRVPEVPQGSTVQIGPYSEIYQYSNNLITSSSTRDYVVSLPDGSTDTRTHQWRQTISFTSCQHDVSARDTKPTQMLSVDQVFVMYDANNELIRFAMSNKIGDVNGGQPQENPCFTGRHGCDTNAVCRPGEGNQFTCQCAAGFNGEGRTCYDIDECRGDPQICGFHAICNNQPGTFRCECEDGYQFDSDGHTCIEVSRPTDACEEGTHTCDSPERAECSYTGGSSYICSCLPGFIGDGRICQDIDECQPGRCHQDAVCQNTQGSFTCQCRPGYYGDGLSCFPGRTKTQCENHRDGLQGVIASGPRGPRPPVGQYIPACDENGAYEPMQCHGSTGHCWCVDRNGQEISGTRSGPGSRPMCIDHSGGKPPVGPDTRPDVHPLPPGTHLLFAQSGRIEHVPLEGYDMKKDDAKAVLHLPEKVIIGVAYDCVEKMVYWTEITSPSISRANIQGGEPVAVIRSDLDSPEGIAIDHLGRTMFWTDSVKDHIEVSSLDGSQRRVIIDSDLVNPRAIITDPPNGNLYWCDWNRDAPKIETSYMDGSNRRVLVKDDLGLPNGLTYDSQSSLLCWADAGTHKLECMHPDRRDRRKVMEGIQYPFGITSYGKNIYYTDWKRDAVVAVDRYAATESDEFQPLKRTKLYGITTAYAQCPSGQNYCAVNNGGCTHLCLATPTGRSCKCPGNAAGAGCVE, from the exons ATGCCCCCAGCGTTTGGCATGGTCGCGGCTCTGCAAGGAGACCTGGACACGAGCGACGGCGTGGGGAAAGTTTTCTTCCGCCAAGACTCCAGTCCGGAAGTCCTGCGCCGGGCGGCCGAGCACATCAACAGAGCCTTCCCCGACGACGATGAAGTCGATCCCACCAATGCCGTGGTGATCACCTGGGTCGACGTCGCCACCCGCGAACCTCAAAGCAGAGACAAGAAG AGAAACACCTTCCAGTTGGTTATTGCGTCCCTGAAGATCGCCTCATATGCCATCGTCCTGTACACAAGGGATGGGATACAGTTTTCCTCCACGCCTGCAGAAGACAGTAATGTGGTCATGCATGCTGGCTTTAGTAAGGGTTTGGTCCGGGGTTTCCTGTTTTCCAGTCAGGGCCCGTACTACCGCACCACCACTGATGACGAGGCATCTGTCAGGGCTTTAGCAGA GGAAACCAACTCTGGCATGCGGGGTGTGTGGGTGTACGAGATTGGAACTTCTCCCTATTTTACCAATGTGGCTCCCGGTGAGGTCACTGACCTGCCCACTGAGGCCACACCACAGGGGGCCCCTGGCGGCCATGATGAGGCCATTGATGCAAGGAGGGCCACGTACACTGATGGACAGCAAGTACAGTACCCTCCTTACGAACCAGAAGGGGGGCAGATTGAAGTGCACCCAGTTCAGTACCGACCACATCAGCCTGAGGACCaagaagtggtggtggtggacgaCACAGACATAAACGTAGATG TGTTCTCGTACAACCTTTGGACATGTGCGAACAGCAGGAATAAGTGCTCCCAGTTTGCTGACTGCAAGGACTACTCCAATGGATACTGCTGCCACTGCAGGCCTGGCTTCTACGGGAATGGGATACAGTGTGTGGCAGAGG GAAAGCCACAGAGGATGAACGGCAAAGTGCACGGAAAAGTGTATGTGGGCAACGCTCCTACTCCAGTGGAGTTCACCAGCAACGACCTCCACTCGTATGTCGTTGTAAATGATGGCCGATCCTACGTCGCCATCAGTGACATCCCGCAAGCCCTCGGGCCCTCCCTGCAGCCCCTGTCGGCCCTTGGTGCTGTGATTGGGTGGGCTTTTGCTCTGGAGCAGCCCGGCTTCAAGAATGGCTTCAGCATTATTG GGGGGGAGTTCACACGGCAGGCTGAGGTGACCTTTCTGCCAGGGAATGAGAAACTGTCCATCAGGCAGGAGTTCAGAGGCATCGATGAGCATGACCACCTGGTGGTGAAAACCAGCCTGGAAGGCCGGGTCCCCGAGGTGCCTCAAGGATCCACTGTGCAGATCGGCCCTTACTCTGAGATCTACCAGTACAGCAACAACT TGATCACCTCATCCTCCACCCGGGACTACGTCGTGAGCTTGCCCGATGGCTCCACTGACACCAGGACGCATCAGTGGCGTCAGACCATCAGCTTCACGAGCTGCCAGCATGACGTGTCTGCAAGAGACACGAAACCCACCCAGATGCTCAGCGTGGACCAGGTCTTTGTCATGTACGACGCTAATAATGAGCTCATCCGGTTTGCCATGAGCAACAAGATCGGGGACGTCAATG GGGGGCAGCCACAGGAAAACCCATGTTTCACAGGAAGACACGGCTGTGACACCAACGCTGTTTGCCGACCTGGGGAGGGAAATCAGTTCACCTGCCAGTGTGCTGCTGGCTTCAATGGTGAAGGCCGCACATGTTATG ACATTGACGAGTGCAGAGGCGATCCTCAGATCTGTGGCTTCCATGCTATCTGCAACAACCAGCCCGGGACCTTCCGCTGTGAATGTGAAGATGGCTATCAGTTTGACAGTGATGGGCACACCTGCATTG aggTGAGCCGACCCACTGACGCCTGTGAAGAAGGCACCCATACCTGTGACAGTCCCGAGCGGGCTGAGTGCAGCTACACCGGAGGCTCATCCTACATCTGCTCCTGTCTGCCAGGCTTCATAGGAGATGGTAGAATCTGCCAAG ACATAGATGAATGCCAGCCAGGCAGGTGCCATCAGGATGCTGTATGTCAAAACACCCAGGGATCATTTACCTGCCAGTGCAGGCCGGGTTACTATGGCGACGGCTTGTCCTGCTTTCCAG gGAGGACAAAGACCCAATGTGAGAACCACAGAGACGGTCTCCAAGGTGTGATAGCGTCTGGTCCACGGGGGCCCCGGCCTCCCGTTGGACAGTACATCCCTGCATGCGACGAGAACGGCGCCTACGAACCAATGCAGTGCCACGGCAGCACGGGACACTGCTGGTGCGTCGACCGAAATGGACAGGAGATCTCTGGGACTCGGTCGGGACCAGGCAGCCGACCAATGT GTATCGACCATAGTGGTGGGAAACCCCCTGTAGGACCTGACACTCGACCCGATGTCCACCCCCTGCCCCCAGGAACCCACCTGCTGTTCGCTCAGAGCGGCAGGATAGAGCACGTCCCGCTGGAGGGCTATGACATGAAAAAGGACGATGCCAAGGCTGTCCTCCATCTCCCT GAGAAGGTAATCATCGGCGTGGCCTATGACTGTGTGGAGAAAATGGTCTACTGGACAGAGATCACGTCTCCCTCCATCAGCAGGGCCAACATCCAGGGGGGAGAGCCCGTTGCTGTCATTAGATCGG ATTTGGATAGCCCAGAGGGCATCGCCATCGATCACCTGGGCCGAACTATGTTCTGGACAGATTCCGTGAAGGATCACATCGAGGTCTCCTCTCTGGACGGGTCCCAGCGTCGCGTCATCATAGACTCTGATCTCGTCAACCCCCGTGCTATCATAACGGACCCTCCAAATGG TAATCTTTACTGGTGCGACTGGAACCGCGACGCTCCCAAGATCGAGACCTCTTACATGGACGGATCCAACAGGAGGGTGCTGGTTAAGGACGACCTCGGCCTGCCAAACGGCTTGACTTATGACTCGCAGAGCTCCCTGCTTTGTTGGGCGGACGCAG GCACACATAAACTGGAGTGCATGCATCCTGACCGGCGGGACCGCCGAAAGGTGATGGAGGGGATTCAGTACCCGTTTGGAATCACTTCTTATGGGAAGAACATCTACTACACTGACTGGAAGAG GGATGCCGTGGTCGCAGTAGATCGCTATGCTGCAACAGAGTCGGACGAGTTCCAGCCTCTGAAACGGACCAAGTTATACGGGATCACCACAGCCTATGCCCAGTGTCCTTCAG GACAAAACTACTGCGCCGTGAACAACGGGGGCTGCACTCACCTCTGTTTAGCAACACCGACAGGCCGCTCCTGCAAGTGTCCCGGCAACGCAGCGGGCGCAGGCTGTGTGGAGTGA